In Archangium violaceum, the following are encoded in one genomic region:
- a CDS encoding LysM peptidoglycan-binding domain-containing protein: MKSSLLLALLTLAPAEVVVREGESLAQVAQRALGDRGGASELKALNGLKDDAVAPGTKLKLPGPDRARAQSVLETARNAVKHADSKVTRREEAAAKLKEAEAHFQSARYEDAAQAADGAWKLLSASASQPTAFTVAVDDKGATTVESRSGQPVRVEAEGVTRPVYVGESVRVEKGQPPPPSRPSLGTPHPTQPADKLKLSVQFAKGGLGSVLLAWQAVEGAEGYEVELVPTRGEKRVLTASAPQLKASLPPGSYRWSVRAVARDVRSEASTEQGFELMEAPAKPIHLQVQPSKWK; encoded by the coding sequence GTCGCTCGCCCAGGTGGCCCAGCGCGCGCTGGGAGACCGAGGTGGTGCCAGCGAGCTCAAGGCGCTCAATGGATTGAAGGACGACGCGGTCGCTCCGGGCACGAAGCTGAAGCTGCCGGGACCGGATCGGGCGCGGGCGCAGAGCGTGCTGGAGACGGCGCGCAACGCGGTGAAGCACGCGGACTCCAAGGTGACGCGGCGCGAGGAGGCGGCGGCCAAGCTGAAGGAGGCCGAGGCCCACTTCCAGAGCGCGCGTTACGAGGACGCCGCCCAGGCGGCGGACGGGGCGTGGAAGCTGCTGTCGGCGAGCGCATCGCAGCCCACCGCCTTCACCGTGGCGGTGGACGACAAGGGCGCCACCACGGTGGAGTCCAGGTCCGGCCAGCCGGTGCGCGTGGAGGCCGAGGGCGTCACCCGGCCCGTCTACGTGGGCGAGAGCGTGCGCGTGGAGAAGGGTCAGCCGCCACCGCCGTCCCGGCCCTCGCTGGGCACGCCCCACCCCACCCAGCCGGCCGACAAGCTCAAGCTGAGCGTGCAGTTCGCCAAGGGCGGCCTGGGCTCCGTCCTCCTCGCCTGGCAGGCGGTGGAGGGCGCCGAGGGCTACGAGGTGGAGCTGGTGCCCACCCGGGGTGAGAAGCGGGTGCTGACGGCCTCCGCGCCCCAGCTGAAGGCCTCGCTGCCTCCGGGAAGCTACCGCTGGAGCGTGCGCGCCGTGGCCCGCGACGTGCGCTCCGAGGCCTCCACCGAACAGGGCTTCGAGCTCATGGAAGCGCCGGCCAAGCCCATCCATCTCCAGGTGCAGCCCTCGAAGTGGAAGTAG